The following are encoded together in the Candidatus Zixiibacteriota bacterium genome:
- a CDS encoding response regulator yields MNSKFTRIMIVDDESAITETFVEYFQARGFTARGFTSAQAALLAIDDFRPDLVLLDIMMPDMNGYEFCSRLKTRHGTRHIPVVFVSAKQRSEDEMQAARVGGEVFVSKPVPLGELEGIARLMIERSTVA; encoded by the coding sequence ATGAATTCGAAATTTACCCGGATCATGATTGTCGATGACGAGTCCGCCATTACGGAGACATTCGTCGAGTACTTCCAGGCTCGCGGCTTCACGGCCCGGGGATTCACCAGCGCCCAAGCGGCGCTGCTGGCAATCGACGATTTTCGCCCGGACCTGGTGCTGCTGGATATCATGATGCCGGACATGAACGGCTACGAGTTCTGCAGCCGGCTGAAGACCCGGCACGGTACTCGCCACATCCCGGTTGTATTCGTGAGCGCCAAACAACGGTCCGAAGACGAGATGCAGGCGGCGCGAGTCGGCGGCGAGGTTTTTGTCAGCAAACCGGTGCCGCTCGGAGAACTCGAAGGTATTGCGCGATTGATGATCGAGCGGTCGACAGTAGCTTGA